A genomic window from Acidimicrobiia bacterium includes:
- a CDS encoding cell division protein FtsZ, with protein MASGSTLQNYLAVIKVVGIGGGGVNAVNRMIDAGLRGVEFIAINTDAQALLMSDADIKLDIGRDLTRGLGAGSDPEVGREAAEAHRDEIEEILRGSDMVFITAGKGGGTGTGGAPVVAEIAKSLGALTIGVVTRPFAFEGRRRSVQAEQGIARLKEKVDTLIVIPNDRLLKVADEKTSMLSAFRMADEILLQGVQGITDLITTPGLINLDFADVKMIMSNAGSALMGIGQAGGEGRAQTAARAAISSPLLESSIEGARGILLNISGPSDLGLFEVNEAADIVSATAHPDANIIFGAVIDDALGEEVRVTVIAAGFEAQASSKDKAELAAEDRPRDRGKPKAKSETKGALSELFDDVSGDDLDIPSFLR; from the coding sequence ATGGCATCGGGTTCGACTCTGCAGAACTATCTCGCCGTAATCAAAGTCGTGGGCATTGGCGGTGGCGGCGTCAATGCAGTGAACCGGATGATCGATGCCGGGCTTAGGGGGGTCGAGTTCATAGCAATCAACACCGACGCCCAGGCTCTCTTGATGTCAGATGCCGACATAAAACTGGATATTGGCCGAGACCTTACTCGGGGTCTGGGAGCCGGATCCGATCCGGAGGTCGGACGCGAGGCTGCGGAGGCTCACAGGGACGAGATCGAGGAAATCCTTCGGGGTTCCGACATGGTCTTTATCACTGCCGGCAAAGGAGGAGGCACTGGAACTGGCGGAGCACCGGTGGTAGCCGAGATCGCCAAGTCTTTAGGGGCGCTCACGATTGGAGTGGTCACCAGACCCTTTGCTTTTGAGGGAAGGCGGAGGTCGGTTCAAGCTGAGCAGGGCATAGCACGACTCAAAGAAAAAGTCGATACGCTCATAGTTATACCGAACGACCGCCTGCTCAAGGTGGCGGACGAGAAGACGTCGATGCTTTCTGCTTTTCGGATGGCAGACGAGATTCTCCTCCAAGGAGTTCAGGGAATTACTGACCTCATCACTACGCCCGGCCTCATAAATCTGGACTTCGCCGACGTTAAGATGATCATGTCGAACGCCGGATCAGCGCTTATGGGCATTGGGCAGGCTGGCGGAGAGGGAAGAGCTCAGACAGCGGCGAGGGCTGCGATTTCCAGTCCTCTGCTAGAGTCTTCGATAGAGGGGGCAAGAGGGATTCTGTTGAACATATCGGGCCCATCGGATCTCGGTTTGTTCGAAGTCAACGAGGCAGCCGACATTGTCTCGGCGACAGCCCACCCAGATGCCAACATCATCTTTGGCGCCGTGATAGACGACGCGCTGGGCGAGGAGGTCCGGGTAACCGTAATCGCGGCTGGATTCGAGGCTCAAGCTTCCTCGAAAGACAAAGCAGAACTTGCCGCCGAGGATCGTCCTAGGGACAGGGGTAAACCCAAGGCCAAATCTGAGACCAAGGGCGCACT